The genomic segment CTGCAGAGCGGCGCGGCCCCGCGCAGGGCCGTCGTGGTCTCCCTGCGGCGCTCCTGATGCGCAGACTGAAGCGCTCCTGAGGGCTAGAGAGGCAGGCGGCGGAACACCGGTCGCGGCGCGTGCCGCAGCGCCGACATGACGAGGCGCAGCGCCCCCGGCACCCACACCGTCTCCGAGCGCCGCCGCAGCCCGGTCTCGATGGCCGCGGCCACCGCGTCCGGCGTGGTCGCCATGGGGGCCTCCTCCAGGCCCGCCGTCATCTTCGAGCGCACGAAGCCGGGCCGGACGACCATCACGTGGACCCCCGTGCCGTGCAGCGCGTCGCCGAGGCCCTGCGCGAACGCGTCGAGGCCAGCCTTGCTGGAGCCGTAGATGAAGTTCGAGCGGCGCGCCCGCTCGCCCGCCACCGAGGAGAGCACCACCAGGGAGCCGTGGCCCTGGGACTGCAGGGCCCGCGCGCAGACCAGGCCGGCCGAGACCGCGCCTGTGTAGTTGGTCTGGGCGACGCGCACCGCCGCGAGGGGCTCGTCCTCGTCGCGTGCCTGGTCGCCGAGGACGCCGAAGGCGAGGAGCACCATGTCGATGTCACCCTCGGTGAAGATCTTGCCGAGGGACTCCTCGTGGGACTCGGGGTCGAGCGCGTCGAAGGCGACGGTCTTGACGTCCGCGCCCATGTCGCGCAGTCCCGCGGCGGCCTTCTCCAGGGCGGGCGACGGGCGCCCGGCGAGCCACACGGTGCGGGTGCGGCGGGCGACGAGGCGCCGTGCGGTGGCGAGGCCGATCTCGGAGGTGCCGCCGAGGACGAGCAGGGACTGAGGGGTGCCGAAGGCGTCTTTCATGTGTACCGGTCTCCTAGGGGGCTCAGAGAACTCAGAGGACTCAGAGGGTGAGGCGGCGGGAGAGGTCCGAGCGGAAGACGCCGCGCGGGTCGAGCTCGGCCCGCAGGGCGCGGAAGTCGTCGAGCCGCGGATACATCGCGGCGAGCATCTCGGGCCGCAGGCGCGAGTCCTTGGCGAGGTAGACACGCCCGTCGGCGGCGGCCACCTCCTCGTCGAGCTCGTCGAGGAAGGCGCCGAGCCCCGGGAGGTTCGCCGGGATGTCGAGTGCGAGGGTCCAGCCCGGCATGGGGAAGGAGAGCCAGCCCGGATCGCTTTCTCCGAAGCGCTTCAGCACGGCGAGGAAGGACGGGCAGCCGCGCTCCGAGATGCGCCGCACGATGTGGCGCAGGGCCTCCTCCTTGCCGTACCCGACGACGAATTGGTACTGCACGAAGCCACTGCGGCCGTAGACGCGGTTCCAGTGGGGGACGCCGTCCAGCGGGTGGAAGAAGGTGGAGATCTTCTGCAGCTCACCGGTGCGGGAGCGGGGCGCCTTGCGGTACCAGAGCTCGTTGAAGAGGCCCACCGACGCCTTGCCGAGCAGCCCCTCCGGGAGGAAGGAGGGGGCGGCGGGCAACTGTCCGGGGCGGAACGCGAGGGGGGCTCTACGCGCGCGTGCCCGTTCCGGGAGCGCGTCCAGAGGGGCGTGGTCGCCGCGGGTCAGGACCGAGCGGCCCATGGCGGCGCCGCGCGCGAGGAGGTCG from the Streptomyces venezuelae genome contains:
- a CDS encoding decaprenylphospho-beta-D-erythro-pentofuranosid-2-ulose 2-reductase gives rise to the protein MKDAFGTPQSLLVLGGTSEIGLATARRLVARRTRTVWLAGRPSPALEKAAAGLRDMGADVKTVAFDALDPESHEESLGKIFTEGDIDMVLLAFGVLGDQARDEDEPLAAVRVAQTNYTGAVSAGLVCARALQSQGHGSLVVLSSVAGERARRSNFIYGSSKAGLDAFAQGLGDALHGTGVHVMVVRPGFVRSKMTAGLEEAPMATTPDAVAAAIETGLRRRSETVWVPGALRLVMSALRHAPRPVFRRLPL